The proteins below are encoded in one region of Microbispora sp. NBC_01189:
- a CDS encoding ketoacyl-ACP synthase III: MRTAVTQSHTRLAGVAAYLPETTLSTAELEDRLADRNPTLDLPRGLIHAHSGVRRRHVALPHERPSDLAAHAARRVLEDNGLRAADLDLLVYAGVSSDAVEPATGHIVAAKIGACCPVFDVRNACNSVLNAIQVADALISAGRHRRVLVCCGELPTAGTPWTVADAEEYVTVAASYTVSDAGAALLLEAGAEPGVLAHRFSAYSAGWQAAISAVDNLTTDPSADRPTIGPLVVDSAELVRGIENIDYAVFHKPLADLGLTWDDFAAICVHQATLPTLWWFCDQVRIPKGKVVVTIAQHGNLVAATLLVQLARVVGSGRVRRGDLVALVGLASGASAGIVVVRW, encoded by the coding sequence ATGAGGACCGCAGTGACCCAGTCGCACACCCGGTTGGCGGGAGTGGCCGCCTATCTGCCGGAGACCACACTCAGCACGGCCGAGCTGGAAGACCGGCTCGCCGACCGCAACCCCACCCTGGACCTGCCCCGGGGGCTGATCCACGCGCACAGCGGAGTGCGGCGGCGGCACGTCGCCCTCCCCCACGAGAGACCGTCCGACCTGGCGGCGCACGCCGCCCGCCGGGTCCTGGAGGACAACGGCCTGCGGGCCGCCGACCTCGATCTGCTCGTCTACGCGGGAGTGTCGTCCGACGCCGTGGAACCGGCCACCGGGCACATCGTCGCCGCCAAGATCGGCGCCTGCTGCCCGGTGTTCGACGTACGCAACGCCTGCAACAGCGTGCTGAACGCCATCCAGGTGGCCGACGCGCTCATCTCCGCCGGCCGTCATCGGCGGGTCCTCGTCTGCTGCGGAGAACTGCCCACCGCCGGCACGCCGTGGACCGTGGCCGACGCCGAGGAGTACGTCACCGTCGCCGCGTCCTACACCGTCTCCGACGCCGGCGCCGCGTTGCTGCTGGAGGCCGGCGCCGAACCGGGGGTGCTCGCCCACCGCTTCTCCGCGTACTCCGCCGGATGGCAGGCGGCGATCTCCGCGGTGGACAACCTCACCACCGACCCGTCGGCGGACCGGCCCACGATCGGGCCACTCGTCGTCGACTCCGCCGAGCTGGTGCGCGGCATCGAGAACATCGACTACGCCGTCTTCCACAAACCCCTCGCCGATCTCGGGCTGACCTGGGACGACTTCGCGGCCATCTGCGTGCACCAGGCGACGCTGCCGACGCTGTGGTGGTTCTGCGACCAGGTGCGCATCCCGAAGGGCAAGGTCGTCGTCACCATCGCCCAGCACGGCAACCTCGTCGCGGCGACGCTGCTCGTGCAACTGGCGCGGGTGGTCGGCTCGGGCCGGGTGCGGCGCGGCGACCTGGTCGCCCTCGTCGGCCTGGCCAGCGGGGCCAGCGCCGGAATCGTCGTCGTACGGTGGTGA
- a CDS encoding fatty acid CoA ligase family protein, with the protein MTTQVTPPSGSGPAEPVSELIARAERWFREQPDVIACQVGGRSPAATTYGQLSRSVDDAVAVLAEAGIRPGMRTALLVPPGPELGALAVALLRLRAVPVLVDPGLPPGAIRRCLRQAAPEAFVAIPAVQLARRLLGWTPDVRVSVTIPSRTVPSRTVPSRTVPSRRPRGAAWPSGESVRDRVPGFGPGGPDLWHPAGPDDLALIAYTSGSTGPPKGVPLRHRHLAAQLTLLGELGTVEPGTPVLSTFAPFALGAAAFGATVVIPDMDPRHPARADPAALAADIRHYRVAGMFAAPALLDRLARHCATHDLVLDTLGDVVSAGAPLPMPVMNRLRGCLRDDARVLSVYGATECMPVAAIESRPLAGHAAATAAGAGTCLGLPLPGAEVRVIALGDDPIEQWSDDLVVPPGTIGEIVVAAPTVSDPYLDDPEATALARIRDGDRVWHRMGDAGRFDEQGRLWFAGRKSERVRTVDGDLHTDQVEPVFAAVPGVRRTALVGVGPAGAQRPVLVVEREPGSRDDARVTAGILDVAARHPHTEGIRDVLFHRGLPVDARHNSKIRRQELARWAARRVRPGRR; encoded by the coding sequence GTGACCACGCAGGTGACTCCTCCGAGCGGCTCCGGCCCGGCCGAGCCGGTCAGCGAGCTGATCGCCCGCGCCGAGCGCTGGTTTCGCGAGCAGCCCGACGTGATCGCCTGCCAGGTCGGCGGCCGCAGCCCGGCGGCCACCACCTACGGGCAGCTGTCGCGGTCGGTGGACGATGCCGTCGCGGTCCTCGCGGAGGCCGGGATCCGCCCGGGCATGCGCACCGCCCTGCTGGTGCCGCCGGGCCCGGAACTGGGCGCTCTCGCCGTCGCCCTGCTACGGCTCCGCGCGGTGCCGGTGCTGGTCGATCCCGGGCTGCCGCCCGGCGCGATCAGGCGCTGCCTGCGCCAGGCGGCGCCCGAGGCGTTCGTCGCGATTCCCGCCGTACAGCTGGCAAGAAGGCTGCTGGGCTGGACCCCGGACGTCCGCGTGTCCGTCACGATCCCCTCACGCACCGTCCCCTCACGCACCGTCCCCTCACGCACCGTCCCCTCACGGCGGCCCCGCGGCGCGGCCTGGCCGTCCGGAGAGTCCGTACGCGACCGCGTTCCCGGCTTCGGGCCGGGCGGGCCGGATCTGTGGCACCCCGCCGGGCCGGACGACCTGGCGCTGATCGCGTACACCTCCGGATCCACCGGCCCGCCCAAGGGCGTGCCGCTGCGGCACCGGCACCTGGCCGCGCAACTCACCCTGCTGGGTGAACTCGGCACGGTGGAACCGGGAACGCCGGTGTTGTCGACGTTCGCGCCGTTCGCCCTCGGAGCGGCGGCGTTCGGGGCGACGGTGGTCATCCCGGACATGGACCCGCGGCATCCGGCGCGGGCCGACCCGGCCGCCCTGGCCGCCGACATCCGGCACTACCGCGTGGCCGGGATGTTCGCCGCTCCCGCGCTGCTGGACCGGCTCGCGCGGCACTGCGCCACCCATGATCTGGTGCTGGACACGCTCGGCGACGTGGTGTCCGCCGGGGCGCCGCTGCCGATGCCGGTCATGAACCGCCTGCGCGGCTGCCTGCGCGACGACGCGCGGGTGTTGTCCGTGTACGGCGCCACCGAGTGCATGCCGGTCGCCGCGATCGAGAGCCGCCCGCTCGCCGGACACGCCGCGGCCACCGCCGCCGGGGCGGGCACCTGCCTCGGTCTCCCGCTCCCGGGCGCCGAGGTACGTGTCATCGCCCTCGGCGACGACCCGATCGAACAGTGGAGTGACGATCTGGTCGTGCCTCCGGGCACCATCGGGGAGATCGTCGTGGCCGCCCCCACCGTCAGCGACCCCTACCTGGACGATCCGGAGGCCACCGCACTGGCCCGGATCCGCGACGGGGACCGCGTCTGGCACCGGATGGGCGACGCCGGGCGGTTCGACGAGCAGGGCAGGCTCTGGTTCGCCGGGCGCAAATCGGAACGGGTCCGCACCGTTGACGGCGACCTGCACACCGACCAGGTCGAACCCGTCTTCGCCGCCGTGCCCGGGGTCCGCCGTACCGCGCTGGTCGGCGTCGGTCCCGCCGGCGCCCAGCGTCCGGTCCTGGTCGTGGAGCGCGAACCGGGATCCCGGGACGACGCTCGCGTGACGGCCGGCATCCTGGACGTGGCGGCCCGCCATCCGCACACCGAGGGGATTCGGGACGTGCTGTTCCATCGCGGGCTCCCGGTCGACGCCCGGCACAACAGCAAGATCCGCCGGCAGGAGCTCGCCCGGTGGGCCGCGCGGCGCGTACGGCCGGGCCGGCGATGA
- a CDS encoding NAD-dependent epimerase/dehydratase family protein codes for MGRAARTAGPAMRVLVTGGGGFLGEAVCRRLTARGDTVHALQRHHSPALAALGVVQHLADVRDRAAVTAAVAGCEAVVHCAAKAGVHGRDRDYEEINVSGTRNVLDACARHGALLVHTSSPSVVHDGRDLEGVDESVPYARRFPAAYPRTKAEAERLVLADAAAGRVTAVALRPHLIWGPGDPHFLPKLVAGRRLLWLLGETDKSIDTTYVGNAADAHLLALDRLRPGSPVAGRAYFVTQGEPCGFGEWLGLLLRAAGLPPVTRRAPAGPVLRAARLLERARRLPLTGRLPPLLFLVEQASTAHWFDISAARRDLGYRPRVSMAEGLARLTAHLSAGSAR; via the coding sequence GTGGGCCGCGCGGCGCGTACGGCCGGGCCGGCGATGAGGGTCCTGGTGACCGGGGGCGGCGGCTTCCTGGGCGAGGCCGTCTGCCGGCGGCTGACCGCCCGCGGTGACACCGTCCACGCACTGCAGCGTCACCACAGCCCCGCGCTGGCGGCGCTCGGGGTCGTCCAGCACCTCGCCGACGTACGCGACCGCGCGGCGGTGACGGCCGCCGTCGCCGGGTGTGAGGCGGTCGTGCACTGCGCCGCGAAGGCCGGCGTACACGGACGGGACCGGGACTACGAGGAGATCAACGTGTCGGGAACGCGGAACGTGCTGGACGCCTGCGCGCGCCATGGGGCACTCCTGGTCCACACGTCCTCACCGAGCGTCGTCCACGACGGGCGGGACCTGGAGGGCGTGGACGAGTCCGTGCCGTACGCCCGCCGTTTTCCCGCCGCCTATCCGCGGACCAAGGCCGAAGCCGAACGGCTCGTCCTCGCCGACGCGGCGGCCGGGCGGGTGACGGCGGTCGCGTTGCGCCCGCACCTCATCTGGGGGCCGGGAGATCCGCACTTCCTGCCGAAGTTGGTCGCGGGGCGCCGTCTGCTGTGGCTGCTGGGCGAGACCGACAAGAGCATCGACACCACCTATGTCGGCAACGCCGCCGACGCCCACCTGCTCGCCCTCGACCGGTTGCGTCCCGGCTCACCGGTGGCCGGCCGGGCCTACTTCGTCACCCAGGGCGAGCCCTGCGGCTTCGGGGAATGGCTCGGCCTGCTGCTGCGCGCCGCCGGGCTGCCGCCGGTGACCCGCCGGGCGCCCGCCGGACCGGTCCTGCGGGCGGCCCGGCTGCTGGAGCGGGCCCGCCGGTTGCCGTTGACAGGGCGCCTGCCCCCGCTGCTGTTCCTGGTGGAGCAGGCCTCGACGGCGCACTGGTTCGACATCTCCGCGGCCCGTCGCGATCTCGGCTACCGGCCCCGGGTGAGCATGGCGGAAGGGCTGGCCCGGCTCACCGCGCACCTGTCCGCGGGGAGCGCCCGGTGA
- a CDS encoding alpha/beta fold hydrolase, producing MTGFPDYPFASRWFAHPRRDGLRQHYLDEGAGQPVLFLHGNPSWSYLWRRPILALREEFRCVAPDHIGMGLSDKPGAGRYPYDLAARVDDLDALTDHLVGDAGVPEQGWTLVLHDWGGPIGMAWACRHPDRVARLVLLNTAAFPNPHGERVRPLLRLPYRVLRDTRLGARLFLRHNLFARGATWRPLGVRRRMPAPVRSAFLAPYDRPEHRVAIQRFVQDIPLRPGDPSWPLLRATGASLGRFADRPTLIAWGMDDPVFDHAVLDEWRRRFPGAEIRRYARAGHYLLEDAHADLVPAIRSFLRSSPRTDA from the coding sequence GTGACCGGATTCCCGGACTACCCGTTCGCCTCCCGGTGGTTCGCCCACCCTCGCCGTGACGGCCTGCGCCAGCACTACCTGGACGAGGGGGCGGGGCAGCCGGTGCTGTTCCTGCACGGGAACCCGTCCTGGAGCTACCTGTGGCGGCGGCCGATCCTCGCGCTGCGGGAGGAGTTCCGCTGCGTCGCCCCCGACCACATCGGCATGGGCCTGTCGGACAAGCCGGGCGCCGGCCGTTACCCCTACGACCTGGCCGCCCGGGTGGACGACCTGGACGCCCTGACCGACCACCTCGTCGGCGACGCCGGCGTCCCCGAACAGGGGTGGACCCTCGTCCTGCACGACTGGGGCGGGCCGATCGGCATGGCCTGGGCCTGCCGCCACCCCGACCGGGTCGCCCGCCTCGTGTTGCTGAACACCGCGGCCTTCCCCAACCCGCACGGCGAACGCGTACGTCCCCTGCTGCGGCTGCCGTACCGGGTGTTGCGTGACACCCGGCTGGGAGCCCGCCTGTTCCTGCGCCACAACCTCTTCGCCCGCGGCGCCACGTGGCGTCCGCTGGGAGTGCGGCGTCGCATGCCGGCTCCGGTGCGCTCGGCCTTCCTGGCCCCCTACGACCGGCCCGAGCACCGGGTGGCCATCCAGCGCTTCGTCCAGGACATCCCGTTGCGCCCCGGCGACCCTTCCTGGCCTCTTCTGCGGGCCACCGGCGCGTCGCTGGGGCGGTTCGCCGACCGGCCCACGCTGATCGCCTGGGGGATGGACGATCCGGTCTTCGACCACGCCGTACTGGACGAATGGCGACGGCGTTTCCCTGGCGCCGAGATTCGCCGGTATGCCCGCGCGGGCCACTACCTGCTCGAAGACGCCCACGCCGACCTCGTCCCCGCCATCCGCTCGTTCCTGCGGAGTTCGCCTCGTACGGACGCTTGA
- a CDS encoding type II toxin-antitoxin system PemK/MazF family toxin yields the protein MSGYPLRGRVFMADLGEDYGEKPYVVVSNNARNRQLPSFLAVRITTSRKPPLPSIIELTADDLLAGRVLCDDIVVLYREDLRRDLGSLGLPTMTRVGQGLRHALAL from the coding sequence GTGAGCGGATACCCCTTGCGGGGGCGCGTCTTCATGGCGGACCTGGGTGAGGATTACGGCGAGAAGCCGTACGTCGTCGTGAGCAACAACGCCCGCAACCGGCAACTGCCGAGCTTCCTCGCCGTACGGATCACCACGTCGCGGAAGCCTCCCCTGCCGAGCATCATCGAGCTGACCGCCGACGATCTCTTGGCCGGGCGGGTGCTGTGTGACGACATCGTGGTCCTCTATCGCGAGGACCTGCGACGCGACCTGGGAAGCCTCGGCCTCCCGACGATGACGCGCGTAGGGCAGGGCCTTCGGCACGCCCTCGCCCTTTGA
- a CDS encoding S8 family peptidase, with protein MQHALPKRRLAATAAAFAMVGAAFLGGVTDSASAATPSEPTSTPVNVDIPDGMLMSYVVNARIANPGQTRLVERAVEAAGGVVVQSWPEIGVVVAHSDRAAFRANVTAKGGNAVASVGATRTAGVSEGTPTDLAPPWGPGASGYKKGAKKPDNGDIPSDPQPGQSLDPNEGVQWDMQMIKAPQAQAVSDGNRNVLVGVLDSGISPTHPDLKANIDVANSVNCTNVGRPDQTPLAWRPTTSDHGTHVAGTIAAARNNIGIVGVAPNVRMASVKVVNNDGFIYPEYAICGFMWAGLKHMDVTNNSYYVDPFEFWCDDQPDQAASKEAVRRAVQWSTKQGVLNVAAAGNSNYDLANKTVDNGSPNDAPKPTARVINNGCNDIPAEFDGVVTVASLQRVGTTLDSVRSSFSNYGLGKIDVAAPGSSIYSTTWNTRTGADGYGTKSGTSMASPHVAGVMAQMKSAHPSWSPAKMLSELKARAVSKPCPLNTAACAGTAADNGFFGAGVVDALAVIR; from the coding sequence ATGCAGCATGCCCTGCCCAAGCGACGCCTCGCGGCCACCGCCGCGGCGTTCGCCATGGTGGGTGCCGCCTTCCTTGGAGGCGTTACCGACTCGGCCAGCGCGGCTACCCCCAGCGAGCCGACGTCGACACCGGTCAACGTGGACATCCCCGACGGGATGCTCATGAGCTACGTCGTCAACGCCCGGATCGCCAACCCCGGCCAGACTCGTCTCGTCGAGCGCGCGGTCGAGGCCGCCGGAGGTGTCGTCGTCCAGTCCTGGCCCGAGATCGGCGTGGTCGTCGCCCACTCCGACCGCGCGGCCTTCCGCGCGAACGTCACCGCCAAGGGCGGCAACGCGGTCGCCTCCGTCGGCGCCACCCGTACGGCTGGGGTCTCCGAGGGGACGCCGACCGACCTGGCCCCGCCGTGGGGCCCCGGTGCCAGCGGGTACAAGAAGGGTGCCAAGAAGCCGGACAACGGCGACATCCCGTCTGACCCGCAGCCCGGGCAGAGCCTCGACCCCAACGAGGGGGTCCAGTGGGACATGCAGATGATCAAGGCTCCGCAGGCGCAGGCGGTCTCCGACGGCAACCGCAACGTCCTCGTCGGGGTGCTCGACAGCGGCATCTCGCCGACGCACCCGGACCTCAAGGCCAACATCGACGTCGCGAACTCGGTCAACTGCACCAACGTCGGCCGTCCGGATCAGACGCCGCTGGCGTGGCGCCCGACGACGAGCGACCATGGTACGCACGTCGCCGGCACCATCGCCGCCGCCCGCAACAACATCGGCATCGTCGGTGTCGCGCCGAACGTGCGCATGGCGTCCGTCAAGGTCGTCAACAACGACGGCTTCATCTACCCGGAGTACGCCATCTGCGGCTTCATGTGGGCGGGCCTGAAGCACATGGACGTCACGAACAACTCCTACTACGTCGACCCGTTCGAGTTCTGGTGTGACGACCAGCCCGACCAGGCCGCCAGCAAGGAGGCCGTCCGGCGCGCCGTGCAGTGGTCCACCAAGCAGGGCGTCCTCAACGTCGCCGCGGCGGGCAACTCCAACTACGACCTGGCCAACAAGACCGTGGACAACGGCAGCCCCAACGACGCGCCCAAGCCGACCGCGCGCGTGATCAACAACGGGTGCAACGACATCCCGGCCGAGTTCGACGGCGTCGTGACGGTCGCGTCCCTGCAGCGCGTGGGCACCACGCTGGACAGCGTCCGGTCGTCCTTCTCCAACTACGGCCTCGGCAAGATCGACGTCGCGGCTCCCGGCTCATCGATCTACTCGACGACGTGGAACACCCGGACGGGGGCGGACGGCTACGGCACCAAGAGCGGTACGTCGATGGCGAGCCCGCACGTCGCCGGCGTCATGGCACAGATGAAGTCGGCGCACCCGTCCTGGTCGCCGGCCAAGATGCTCAGCGAGCTCAAGGCACGGGCCGTATCCAAGCCGTGCCCGCTGAACACCGCGGCCTGCGCCGGCACCGCCGCCGACAACGGCTTCTTCGGCGCCGGCGTCGTCGACGCCCTCGCGGTCATCAGGTGA
- a CDS encoding tetratricopeptide repeat protein produces the protein MTGDPTGKIECNAYDHSQQFNLGQGTMHVYSPAASQQPVMVSLAVPISRRDPRYPLRGRTQMLRVLEHALANPQEHSSGVHVLHGVEGSGKSSIALELAARVAAHGVEVWWVRADLMVACMRALARRIGVSPADATTEDCADLLWNRLRRRSEPWLLIIDGADDLEVLTLGHAPVWEGTGWVRPDVGNAGIIVVTTRDGRPSLWKSVARLYSVDPLKGADAAQLLIDRAGGTAGSHTEAARLARLLNGLPSMLSLVGADLAELREKPTKFGGVKSAATSAGTFADYRQKLPEHLARLRHVEAGHRIPDNIWKITQWQWAPFIDQMTQEGVRHAGTLLRLLAHFDDAPIPCGMLLDAAVLSDHPLLGGDIDEEHVWCALLGFAQHGLCDLDQDTQFGVLTVHPLLRDAVLRLDRGRDDQTFHVLAARLAAAALPGPHALTPEDPGNWSLLQAIAPHVLYLHRVLSVGGTEPSTLHLLADAARTALRFSAAQGKYREAVQGFREVLEVQRRALGAEHPDTLLTWRLTAETSGGLGRFEDAEKELRQVFAAQSKVLGADHPETLTTRYVIADVLDRQGRHEEAEREFREIREIREALTMQGRFSGEAHPKILAGWSGLAWAVLSQERYEESEREFRAVLAVRKRVLGPEHPDTLRARAGLAVAGLRQGRHDESEREFLDILGIQSRLLNDDHPDTLATRNMFGGALYSQERWQEAEEVFRATWELCGRTLGDDHPMTLTSRSDLGHALYSQERWQEAEVVYRATWELRNRALGDDHADTLATRNMLGDALYSQERWQEAEEVFRATWELRSCALGDDHADTLATRNMLGDALYSQERWQEAEVVYRATWELRNRALGDDHADTLTSRNDLGHALYSQERWQEAEEVFRATWELRNRALGDDHADTLATRNMLGDALYSQERWQEAEVVYRATWELRSRALGDGHADTLTSRNDLGVALYWQERWQEAEEVFRATWELRSRALGDDHPDTLNTRVNLANALRRLGRKAEAGQLDGSGS, from the coding sequence ATGACCGGTGATCCGACCGGAAAGATCGAATGCAACGCCTACGATCATTCCCAGCAGTTCAATCTTGGCCAGGGCACGATGCACGTGTACTCCCCGGCGGCTTCACAGCAGCCCGTCATGGTCTCACTTGCGGTCCCCATCAGCCGGCGTGACCCGCGATATCCGCTGCGGGGCCGAACGCAAATGTTGCGTGTGCTGGAACATGCGTTGGCGAACCCCCAGGAACATTCGTCCGGAGTGCACGTACTGCATGGAGTAGAAGGTTCCGGTAAGAGCAGCATCGCACTGGAGTTGGCTGCACGGGTCGCGGCTCACGGAGTCGAGGTGTGGTGGGTGCGGGCCGATCTGATGGTCGCCTGCATGCGCGCCCTTGCCCGCCGCATCGGGGTGTCACCGGCGGATGCCACGACTGAGGACTGCGCTGACCTGCTCTGGAACCGGCTGAGAAGGCGAAGTGAGCCGTGGCTTCTGATCATCGACGGTGCGGATGATCTGGAGGTGCTCACTCTTGGTCACGCACCGGTATGGGAAGGGACGGGATGGGTCCGTCCGGACGTTGGAAATGCGGGGATCATAGTAGTCACCACCCGTGACGGCCGGCCCTCCCTTTGGAAGTCTGTGGCTCGCCTCTATTCGGTGGATCCATTGAAGGGCGCCGACGCGGCGCAACTCCTGATCGATCGTGCAGGCGGCACCGCCGGATCCCACACAGAAGCCGCCCGTCTGGCAAGGCTCCTCAATGGACTACCCTCGATGCTGTCCTTGGTGGGGGCGGACCTCGCGGAATTGCGCGAAAAGCCGACCAAGTTTGGTGGTGTCAAATCAGCGGCCACCTCAGCTGGCACGTTCGCCGACTACCGGCAGAAGCTGCCGGAGCATCTTGCCCGCCTGCGGCACGTCGAAGCCGGTCATCGTATACCAGACAACATCTGGAAGATCACTCAATGGCAGTGGGCTCCTTTCATTGACCAGATGACCCAGGAAGGTGTCAGGCATGCGGGGACCTTGCTGCGTTTACTGGCACATTTTGACGACGCGCCCATTCCCTGCGGAATGCTGCTTGACGCGGCCGTTCTTAGCGACCACCCGTTATTAGGTGGCGACATTGATGAGGAGCATGTCTGGTGTGCTTTGCTCGGGTTCGCCCAGCACGGCCTGTGTGATCTCGACCAGGATACTCAGTTCGGGGTACTGACTGTTCATCCTCTGCTTCGTGATGCGGTTCTTCGCCTCGACAGGGGGCGGGATGACCAAACGTTCCACGTCTTGGCCGCACGTCTCGCCGCAGCGGCACTTCCGGGTCCACATGCTCTTACTCCAGAAGATCCCGGCAACTGGTCACTGTTGCAGGCGATCGCTCCGCACGTTCTGTATCTCCACCGGGTCCTGAGCGTCGGTGGGACGGAACCCTCCACTCTCCATCTCCTTGCCGACGCGGCCCGTACTGCCTTACGCTTCTCGGCTGCTCAGGGCAAGTATCGGGAAGCCGTGCAGGGATTCCGGGAAGTGTTGGAAGTCCAACGCAGAGCATTGGGTGCCGAACATCCCGACACCCTCCTCACCTGGCGTTTGACCGCGGAGACGAGCGGTGGGCTAGGTCGGTTCGAGGACGCAGAGAAGGAACTTCGACAAGTTTTCGCAGCCCAGTCGAAAGTCCTGGGGGCCGACCACCCGGAAACGCTGACCACCCGGTACGTCATCGCCGACGTACTCGACCGCCAGGGTCGACACGAAGAGGCTGAGCGGGAGTTCCGGGAAATCCGAGAAATCCGAGAAGCCTTGACGATGCAGGGGAGGTTCTCTGGCGAAGCGCATCCCAAAATTCTCGCCGGCTGGAGTGGACTGGCCTGGGCCGTGTTATCCCAGGAGCGATACGAAGAGAGCGAAAGGGAGTTCCGGGCGGTACTGGCGGTCCGGAAGCGCGTGCTTGGACCCGAGCATCCAGACACGCTGCGCGCCAGAGCCGGGTTGGCGGTGGCGGGTCTGCGGCAAGGTCGGCACGATGAAAGTGAGCGAGAATTTCTCGATATCTTGGGCATCCAGTCGCGACTGCTGAATGATGATCACCCCGACACCCTGGCCACCCGCAACATGTTCGGTGGCGCCCTCTATTCGCAGGAGCGCTGGCAGGAGGCCGAGGAGGTCTTCCGGGCTACGTGGGAGCTGTGCGGCCGCACGTTGGGTGATGATCATCCAATGACTCTCACCAGTCGAAGCGATCTTGGTCATGCGCTTTATTCGCAGGAGCGCTGGCAGGAGGCCGAGGTGGTTTACCGGGCTACGTGGGAGCTGCGGAACCGCGCGCTGGGCGATGATCACGCCGACACGCTGGCCACCCGCAACATGCTCGGTGACGCGCTTTATTCGCAGGAGCGCTGGCAGGAGGCCGAGGAGGTCTTCCGGGCTACGTGGGAGCTGCGCAGTTGCGCGCTGGGCGATGATCACGCCGACACGCTGGCCACCCGCAACATGCTCGGTGACGCGCTTTATTCGCAGGAGCGCTGGCAGGAGGCCGAGGTGGTTTACCGGGCTACGTGGGAGCTGCGGAACCGCGCGCTGGGCGATGATCACGCCGACACTCTCACCAGTCGAAACGATCTCGGTCATGCGCTTTATTCGCAGGAGCGCTGGCAGGAGGCCGAGGAGGTCTTCCGGGCTACGTGGGAGCTGCGGAACCGCGCGCTGGGCGATGATCACGCCGACACGCTGGCCACCCGCAACATGCTCGGTGACGCGCTTTATTCGCAGGAGCGCTGGCAGGAGGCCGAGGTGGTTTACCGGGCTACGTGGGAGCTGCGCAGTCGCGCGCTGGGCGATGGTCACGCCGACACTCTCACCAGTCGAAACGATCTCGGTGTCGCGCTCTACTGGCAGGAGCGCTGGCAGGAGGCCGAGGAGGTCTTCCGGGCTACGTGGGAGCTGCGCAGCCGTGCGCTGGGCGATGACCACCCCGACACCCTCAACACTCGCGTCAATCTCGCCAACGCACTACGCCGATTAGGTCGTAAGGCGGAAGCCGGCCAGTTGGACGGCAGTGGTTCCTAG
- a CDS encoding cellulose binding domain-containing protein, with product MRKRSIIRAVLAAAVAPLCAGMVALASTPAAAAVGGSGPYPADYETSTSLSNHTIYRPGTLPSEKMPIFVWGNGGCSANGTGQLNFLREIASHGFLVIASGSPNGSGSTTSQMLTQSIDWAVAENSRQGSKYNGKLDTGKIAVGGWSCGGLEAYAVSNDSRITTTTIFSSGLLNDSDDYQLRRLTKPIAYFIGGPSDIAYPNAIDDWGKLPAGLPAFMGNLNVGHGGTYDQTNGGEFGRVAVLYLKWRLKGDTTAGTNFVGPNCGLCNTQWQVQQKNLTLGGSPSPSPSPSGSPSPSPSPSGSPSPSPSPSRSPSPSPSPSGGTGGCSATYSVQDQWPGGFVANVNVTAGGAAINGWKVALTLPAGATITSMWNGVNSGTSGAVTVTNQSYNGRLSAGQSTNFGFQGNGTGAGATVTCTAT from the coding sequence ATGAGAAAACGCTCGATCATCAGGGCAGTACTGGCGGCCGCGGTCGCCCCGCTCTGCGCTGGAATGGTGGCGCTCGCCTCGACGCCGGCCGCAGCCGCGGTCGGCGGCTCCGGCCCCTACCCGGCCGACTACGAGACCTCCACCAGCCTGTCCAATCACACCATCTACCGGCCCGGAACCCTTCCCTCCGAGAAGATGCCCATCTTCGTGTGGGGCAACGGAGGTTGCTCCGCCAACGGGACGGGGCAGCTGAACTTCCTCCGCGAGATTGCCTCACACGGGTTCCTGGTCATCGCCAGCGGCAGCCCGAACGGCTCCGGTTCGACGACGTCCCAGATGCTCACCCAGTCCATCGACTGGGCGGTCGCGGAGAACAGCCGCCAGGGCAGCAAGTACAACGGCAAACTCGACACCGGCAAGATCGCTGTGGGGGGCTGGTCCTGCGGCGGGCTGGAGGCCTACGCCGTCTCCAACGACTCGCGTATCACCACGACCACCATCTTCAGCAGCGGGCTGCTGAACGACTCCGACGACTACCAGCTCCGCCGGCTCACCAAGCCGATCGCCTACTTCATCGGCGGGCCGAGTGACATCGCCTACCCGAACGCCATCGACGACTGGGGAAAGCTACCGGCCGGGCTGCCCGCGTTCATGGGCAACCTGAACGTCGGACATGGCGGCACCTACGACCAGACCAACGGCGGCGAGTTCGGACGCGTGGCGGTGCTGTACCTCAAATGGCGACTGAAGGGCGACACGACGGCCGGCACGAACTTCGTCGGCCCCAACTGCGGCCTGTGCAACACCCAGTGGCAGGTCCAGCAGAAGAACCTCACCCTCGGCGGCAGCCCCTCCCCCTCCCCGTCGCCCAGTGGCAGCCCGTCGCCTTCCCCGTCGCCCAGTGGCAGTCCGTCCCCCTCGCCGTCACCGAGTCGCAGTCCGTCGCCTTCCCCGTCACCCAGCGGCGGGACCGGGGGCTGCTCGGCGACCTACTCCGTGCAGGACCAATGGCCCGGCGGGTTCGTCGCCAACGTCAACGTCACCGCGGGCGGCGCCGCGATCAACGGCTGGAAGGTCGCTCTCACCCTGCCCGCCGGAGCCACGATCACCTCCATGTGGAACGGCGTCAACTCCGGCACCAGCGGCGCCGTGACCGTCACCAACCAGAGCTACAACGGGCGGCTGTCGGCCGGGCAGAGCACCAACTTCGGTTTCCAGGGCAACGGAACCGGCGCCGGAGCGACCGTCACCTGCACCGCCACCTGA